In Microbacterium sp. AB, a single genomic region encodes these proteins:
- a CDS encoding GntR family transcriptional regulator — translation MPVPEAHGLHRRALLRDDVYTSIRDAIVDGTLAPGERIRDVDLVDWLGVSRTPIREAFLRLERAGLLESRPGHSTIVTPIDDARTRNAEDIAAALHALAMSLAGESLAEEDLTEMERANTRFAEAMDAGDIAGALSADDAFHAVALRASGNPRLADLLEEVAPLVRRVERLRFASLTGRDSVAQHALIVELCRAGDVRAATEATHRNWQTLGETPRGVSP, via the coding sequence ATGCCGGTTCCCGAAGCGCACGGACTCCACCGACGCGCGCTCCTGCGCGACGACGTCTACACGAGCATCCGCGACGCGATCGTCGACGGCACCCTCGCTCCCGGCGAGCGCATCCGCGACGTGGACCTCGTCGACTGGCTCGGCGTGAGCCGCACGCCCATCCGCGAGGCCTTCCTGCGCCTGGAGAGGGCGGGGCTGCTCGAGAGCCGTCCCGGGCACTCGACCATCGTGACCCCGATCGACGACGCGCGCACGCGCAACGCCGAGGACATCGCCGCGGCGCTGCACGCCCTGGCGATGTCGCTGGCCGGGGAGAGCCTCGCCGAGGAGGATCTGACGGAGATGGAGAGGGCGAACACGCGCTTCGCCGAGGCGATGGACGCCGGCGACATCGCCGGCGCGCTGAGCGCCGACGACGCCTTCCACGCCGTCGCGCTGCGCGCCAGCGGCAACCCGCGGCTGGCCGACCTCCTGGAGGAGGTCGCACCGCTCGTCCGGCGCGTCGAGCGCCTGCGGTTCGCCTCGCTCACCGGACGCGACTCCGTCGCGCAGCACGCCCTGATCGTCGAGCTCTGCCGCGCGGGAGACGTCCGGGCCGCCACCGAGGCGACACACCGCAACTGGCAGACGCTCGGGGAGACGCCGCGCGGCGTCTCCCCGTGA
- the rpoC gene encoding DNA-directed RNA polymerase subunit beta' has translation MLDATTFDELRIGLATADDIRRWSFGEVKKPETINYRTLKPEKDGLFGEQIFGPSRDWECACGKYKRVRFKGIVCERCGVEVTKSSVRRERMGHIELAAPVTHIWYFKGVPSRLGYLLDMAPKDLEKVIYFAAYMVISVDEEARHRDLPTHENNLRLEIKNLGDRRDARIADRLQKLEEELAALEAEDAKADQKKKVRDAAEKEMTLIRKRADEQVAKLERMWEEFRSLKVGELKAEDDVFQELQDRFGQYFEAHMGAESIQRRLAAFDLPAEAESLRTQIAEGKGQRKIRAIKRLKVVNSFMTTGMSPAAMVLDVVPVIPPELRPMVQLDGGRFATSDLNDLYRRVINRNNRLRRLLDLGAPEIIVNNEKRMLQEAVDALFDNGRRGRPVTGTGNRALKSLSDMLKGKQGRFRQNLLGKRVDYSGRSVIVVGPQLKLHQCGLPKQMALELFKPFVIKRLIDLGHSQNIKAAKRAVERTRPEVWDVLEEIIRERPVLLNRAPTLHRLGIQAFEPQLVEGKAIQLHPLVCAAFNADFDGDQMAVHLPLSVEAQAEARVLMLASNNILKPSDGRPVTLPSQDMIIGLHHITTLKDGAAGEGRVFGSVWEAQLAKEEGTLDLQSKVRIRVPGLTFLEGQAPEGYEKHGLVDTSLGQAIFNDQLPKGYPFVREQADKGKLSQIVNKLAEEYPKVVVAETLDKIKDTGFYWATRSGVTVALSDVLTPANKGEIVAKYEQQAAKVTAQYEKGLTTDEERRTELVRIWTEATDEIQKEMRANFPEDNTINRMVSSGARGNWLQIRNIAGIRGLVNNPKGEIIPRPIISSYREGLSVAEYFIATHGARKGLADTALRTADSGYLTRRLVDVSQDVIIREEDCGTSKGLEYPIAAADSSGVLVRDANVENSVFARSLAVDVVAEDGTVLAEAGQDVGDVLIDALVEAGVTSIKVRSVLTCDSAVGVCARCYGRSLATGNLVDIGEAVGIIAAQSIGEPGTQLTMRTFHTGGSASADDITQGLPRVQELFEARTPKGASPIAEADGRITIEETEKQKKVILTPDNGDEPHVYPVLKRATLLVEDGQHVSVGDSIQVGTRDPKEIMRVQGAREVQKYLVSGVQGVYRSQGVPIHDKHIEVIVRQMLRKVTVVDHGETDLLPGEMVDMRRYQDINRAVIAEGKRPASGRPELMGITKASLATESWLSAASFQETTRVLTEAALQGKRDPLIGLKENVIIGKLIPAGTGLAKYRDVVVEATEEAKSERYPNRIFASDGAYAEGDYSFVDFDAFTTDDFTPGTYN, from the coding sequence TTGCTCGACGCAACAACTTTCGATGAGCTTCGCATCGGCCTGGCCACCGCCGACGACATCCGTCGCTGGTCCTTCGGCGAGGTCAAGAAGCCCGAGACCATCAACTACCGCACGCTCAAGCCCGAGAAGGACGGCCTCTTCGGAGAGCAGATCTTCGGCCCCAGCCGCGACTGGGAGTGCGCCTGCGGCAAGTACAAGCGCGTCCGCTTCAAGGGCATCGTGTGCGAGCGCTGCGGCGTGGAGGTCACCAAGAGCTCCGTCCGCCGCGAGCGCATGGGCCACATCGAGCTCGCCGCGCCCGTGACGCACATCTGGTACTTCAAGGGCGTCCCCTCGCGCCTGGGGTACCTGCTCGACATGGCGCCGAAGGACCTCGAGAAGGTCATCTACTTCGCCGCCTACATGGTCATCTCGGTCGACGAGGAGGCGCGCCACCGCGACCTTCCGACGCACGAGAACAACCTGCGCCTCGAGATCAAGAACCTCGGCGACCGCCGGGACGCGCGCATCGCCGACCGCCTCCAGAAGCTGGAGGAGGAGCTCGCCGCGCTCGAGGCCGAGGACGCCAAGGCCGATCAGAAGAAGAAGGTCCGCGACGCCGCCGAGAAGGAGATGACGCTCATCCGCAAGCGCGCGGACGAGCAGGTCGCCAAGCTCGAGCGGATGTGGGAGGAGTTCCGCTCCCTCAAGGTCGGCGAGCTCAAGGCGGAGGACGACGTCTTCCAGGAGCTGCAGGACCGCTTCGGCCAGTACTTCGAGGCGCACATGGGCGCCGAGTCGATCCAGCGCCGCCTGGCCGCGTTCGACCTGCCCGCCGAGGCGGAGTCGCTGCGCACGCAGATCGCCGAGGGCAAGGGGCAGCGCAAGATCCGCGCGATCAAGCGCCTGAAGGTCGTCAACTCCTTCATGACGACGGGCATGAGCCCGGCGGCCATGGTGCTCGACGTCGTCCCGGTCATCCCGCCGGAGCTGCGCCCGATGGTGCAGCTGGACGGAGGCCGCTTCGCCACGAGCGACCTGAACGACCTCTACCGCCGCGTGATCAACCGCAACAACCGTCTGCGCCGTCTGCTCGACCTCGGGGCACCCGAGATCATCGTGAACAACGAGAAGCGGATGCTCCAGGAGGCCGTCGACGCGCTGTTCGACAACGGCCGCCGCGGTCGTCCCGTCACGGGCACGGGCAACCGCGCCCTGAAGTCGCTCAGCGACATGCTCAAGGGCAAGCAGGGGCGGTTCCGGCAGAACCTGCTCGGCAAGCGCGTCGACTACTCGGGCCGATCGGTCATCGTCGTCGGCCCGCAGCTCAAGCTGCACCAGTGCGGTCTGCCCAAGCAGATGGCGCTCGAGCTGTTCAAGCCGTTCGTCATCAAGCGCCTGATCGACCTCGGTCACTCGCAGAACATCAAGGCGGCCAAGCGCGCGGTCGAGCGCACGCGTCCCGAGGTGTGGGACGTGCTCGAGGAGATCATCCGCGAGCGCCCGGTTCTCCTGAACCGCGCGCCCACGCTGCACCGTCTGGGCATCCAGGCGTTCGAGCCCCAGCTCGTCGAGGGCAAGGCCATCCAGCTCCACCCGCTCGTCTGCGCGGCGTTCAACGCCGACTTCGACGGCGACCAGATGGCCGTCCACCTGCCGCTGTCGGTCGAGGCTCAGGCCGAGGCCCGCGTCCTCATGCTCGCGTCGAACAACATCCTGAAGCCGTCGGACGGCCGTCCGGTGACCCTGCCCTCGCAGGACATGATCATCGGCCTGCACCACATCACGACGCTCAAGGACGGCGCGGCCGGCGAAGGCCGAGTGTTCGGCTCGGTGTGGGAGGCGCAGCTCGCCAAGGAGGAGGGCACCCTCGACCTGCAGTCCAAGGTGCGCATCCGCGTCCCCGGCCTGACGTTCCTGGAGGGCCAGGCTCCCGAGGGCTACGAGAAGCACGGTCTCGTCGACACCTCGCTCGGCCAGGCGATCTTCAACGACCAGCTGCCGAAGGGCTACCCCTTCGTGCGCGAGCAGGCCGACAAGGGCAAGCTCTCGCAGATCGTCAACAAGCTGGCGGAGGAGTACCCCAAGGTCGTCGTGGCGGAGACGCTCGACAAGATCAAGGACACGGGCTTCTACTGGGCCACGCGTTCCGGCGTCACGGTCGCGCTGAGCGACGTCCTCACCCCGGCCAACAAGGGCGAGATCGTCGCGAAGTACGAGCAGCAGGCCGCGAAGGTCACCGCCCAGTACGAGAAGGGCCTCACCACCGACGAGGAGCGCCGCACCGAGCTGGTCCGCATCTGGACCGAGGCCACGGACGAGATCCAGAAGGAGATGCGCGCCAACTTCCCCGAGGACAACACCATCAACCGCATGGTGTCGTCGGGTGCTCGTGGAAACTGGCTGCAGATCCGGAACATCGCGGGCATCCGCGGTCTGGTGAACAACCCCAAGGGCGAGATCATCCCTCGTCCGATCATCTCCTCGTACCGCGAGGGACTGTCGGTCGCGGAGTACTTCATCGCCACCCACGGCGCCCGCAAGGGTCTGGCCGACACGGCTCTGCGCACCGCCGACTCCGGTTACCTCACGCGTCGTCTCGTCGACGTCTCGCAGGACGTCATCATCCGCGAGGAGGACTGCGGCACGTCGAAGGGCCTCGAGTACCCGATCGCCGCGGCGGACTCCTCGGGCGTGCTGGTGCGCGACGCGAACGTCGAGAACTCGGTGTTCGCCCGCAGCCTGGCCGTCGACGTGGTGGCCGAGGACGGAACGGTTCTCGCCGAGGCCGGTCAGGACGTCGGCGACGTCCTCATCGACGCCCTCGTCGAGGCGGGCGTCACCTCCATCAAGGTGCGCTCGGTCCTCACGTGCGACTCCGCGGTGGGCGTCTGCGCCCGCTGCTACGGTCGCTCCCTCGCGACGGGGAACCTCGTCGACATCGGCGAGGCCGTCGGCATCATCGCGGCCCAGTCGATCGGCGAGCCCGGCACGCAGCTGACGATGCGCACGTTCCACACCGGCGGCTCGGCCTCGGCGGACGACATCACGCAGGGTCTTCCCCGCGTGCAGGAGCTGTTCGAGGCCCGTACCCCGAAGGGCGCCTCTCCCATCGCGGAGGCCGACGGACGCATCACGATCGAGGAGACCGAGAAGCAGAAGAAGGTCATCCTCACGCCCGACAACGGCGACGAGCCGCACGTCTACCCGGTGCTGAAGCGCGCGACGCTTCTCGTCGAGGACGGGCAGCACGTGTCCGTGGGCGACTCCATCCAGGTCGGAACGCGCGACCCGAAGGAGATCATGCGCGTGCAGGGCGCTCGCGAGGTGCAGAAGTACCTCGTCAGCGGCGTGCAGGGCGTGTACCGCTCCCAGGGCGTGCCGATCCACGACAAGCACATCGAGGTCATCGTCCGTCAGATGCTGCGGAAGGTCACCGTCGTCGATCACGGCGAGACCGACCTGCTGCCGGGTGAGATGGTCGACATGCGCCGGTACCAGGACATCAACCGCGCGGTGATCGCCGAGGGCAAGCGCCCTGCGTCGGGCCGTCCGGAGCTGATGGGGATCACGAAGGCGTCGCTCGCGACGGAGTCGTGGCTGTCGGCGGCGTCGTTCCAGGAGACGACGCGCGTGCTCACGGAGGCCGCGCTGCAGGGCAAGCGCGATCCGCTGATCGGTCTCAAGGAGAACGTCATCATCGGAAAGCTCATCCCTGCGGGCACCGGCCTCGCGAAGTACCGCGACGTCGTCGTCGAGGCGACGGAGGAGGCCAAGAGCGAGCGCTACCCCAACCGCATCTTCGCGTCGGACGGCGCGTACGCGGAGGGCGACTACTCGTTCGTGGACTTCGACGCCTTCACGACCGACGACTTCACGCCGGGAACATATAACTGA
- the rpoB gene encoding DNA-directed RNA polymerase subunit beta: MAAARNASTTTPKNGRGASRLSFAKISDTLTVPDLLALQTESFDWLVGNEAWKARVADAKAAGRTDVAERSGLDEIFEEISPIEDLSETMQLSFTNPYLEPEKYSIEECKDRGKTYSAPLYVEAEFMNHQTGEIKTQTVFMGDFPLQTGKGTFIINGTERVVVSQLVRSPGVYFDKTPDKTSDKDIVSARVIPSRGAWLEFEIDKRDQVGVRIDRKRKQSVTVFLKALGMSSEQILAEFAGIVSIEETLAKDTILTQEEALRDIYRKLRPGEQVAAEAARSLLDNFYFNSKRYDLAKVGRYKLNQKLGLDKPLSDSVLTVEDIVATIKYLVRLHRGDTSFEGVRKGEVSDFRIEVDDIDNFGNRRIRAVGELIQNQVRTGLSRMERVVRERMTTQDIEAITPQTLINVRPVVAAIKEFFGTSQLSQFMDQNNPLAGLTHKRRLSALGPGGLSRDRAGVEVRDVHPSHYGRMCPIETPEGPNIGLIGSLASFARINSFGFIETPYRRVVDGKVSDEIDYLTAAEETRFNVAQANAALNPDGSFADSRVLARQHGDEVDLVPAGEIGYMDVSPRQMVSVGTSLIPFLEHDDANRALMGANMQRQAVPLLVAESPLVGTGMEGYAAVDAGDAIIADKAGVVTDVTSDYVSIQLDEGGRQDYFLRKFDRSNQGNCYNQRAIVTAGERIEVGEVIADGPATEDGELALGKNLLVGFMSWEGHNFEDAIILSQNLVKDDTLTSIHIEEYEVDARDTKLGKEEITRDLPNVSPELLKDLDERGIIRIGAEVRPGDILVGKVTPKGETELSAEERLLRAIFNEKSREVRDTSLKVPHGEQGTIIAVKEFDAEEGDDELGSGVNRRVVVYIAQKRKITEGDKLAGRHGNKGVIAKILPVEDMPFLADGTPLDVVLNPMGIPGRMNFGQVLETHLGWIAKQGWKVEGTPEWALHLPEDAREADPGTKVATPVFDGAHEAEIEGLLDSTNVNRDGERLIGRSGKALLFDGRTGDPYPAPISVGYMYILKLHHLVDDKIHARSTGPYSMITQQPLGGKAQFGGQRFGEMEVWALEAYGAAYALQELLTVKSDDILGRVKVYEAIVKGENIPEPGIPESFKVLMKEMQSLCLNVEVLSADGTAVNLRDTDDDAFRAAEELGINISSRFESASIDEI; encoded by the coding sequence TTGGCTGCTGCGCGCAACGCATCCACCACCACCCCGAAGAACGGACGCGGAGCATCCCGCCTCTCGTTCGCCAAGATCTCCGACACGCTCACGGTCCCCGACCTGCTGGCGCTGCAGACCGAGTCGTTCGACTGGCTCGTCGGCAACGAGGCATGGAAGGCCCGCGTCGCCGATGCGAAGGCCGCCGGCCGCACCGACGTCGCCGAGCGGAGCGGTCTCGACGAGATCTTCGAGGAGATCTCGCCGATCGAGGACCTGAGCGAGACGATGCAGCTCTCGTTCACGAACCCCTACCTCGAGCCGGAGAAGTACTCCATCGAGGAGTGCAAGGACCGCGGCAAGACCTACTCCGCCCCGCTGTACGTCGAGGCCGAGTTCATGAACCACCAGACGGGCGAGATCAAGACCCAGACGGTGTTCATGGGCGACTTCCCGCTGCAGACGGGCAAGGGCACCTTCATCATCAACGGCACCGAGCGTGTCGTGGTGTCGCAGCTCGTGCGCTCGCCCGGCGTCTACTTCGACAAGACGCCCGACAAGACGAGCGACAAGGACATCGTCTCGGCGCGCGTCATCCCGAGCCGCGGAGCCTGGCTCGAGTTCGAGATCGACAAGCGCGACCAGGTGGGCGTGCGCATCGACCGCAAGCGCAAGCAGTCGGTGACGGTGTTCCTCAAGGCGCTCGGCATGTCGAGCGAGCAGATCCTCGCCGAGTTCGCGGGCATCGTCTCCATCGAGGAGACCCTCGCGAAGGACACGATCCTCACGCAGGAAGAGGCGCTGCGCGACATCTACCGCAAGCTGCGCCCGGGCGAGCAGGTCGCCGCCGAGGCCGCGCGCTCGCTGCTGGACAACTTCTACTTCAACTCCAAGCGCTACGACCTCGCGAAGGTCGGCCGCTACAAGCTGAACCAGAAGCTCGGTCTCGACAAGCCGCTGAGCGACTCGGTGCTGACCGTCGAGGACATCGTCGCGACGATCAAGTACCTCGTCCGCCTCCACCGCGGGGACACCTCCTTCGAGGGCGTCCGCAAGGGCGAGGTGTCCGACTTCCGCATCGAGGTCGACGACATCGACAACTTCGGCAACCGTCGCATCCGCGCCGTGGGCGAGCTCATCCAGAACCAGGTCCGCACCGGCCTGTCCCGGATGGAGCGCGTCGTCCGCGAGCGCATGACGACGCAGGACATCGAGGCGATCACGCCGCAGACCCTGATCAACGTGCGTCCGGTCGTCGCCGCGATCAAGGAGTTCTTCGGGACCTCCCAGCTGTCGCAGTTCATGGACCAGAACAACCCGCTCGCGGGCCTGACCCACAAGCGGCGCCTCTCGGCGCTCGGCCCCGGCGGCCTCTCGCGCGACCGCGCGGGCGTCGAGGTCCGTGACGTCCACCCCTCGCACTACGGCCGCATGTGCCCGATCGAGACGCCGGAGGGCCCGAACATCGGCCTCATCGGCTCGCTCGCGTCGTTCGCGCGCATCAACTCCTTCGGCTTCATCGAGACGCCCTACCGCCGTGTCGTCGACGGCAAGGTCTCGGACGAGATCGACTACCTCACGGCGGCCGAGGAGACGCGCTTCAACGTCGCCCAGGCGAACGCCGCGCTGAACCCCGACGGGTCGTTCGCCGACTCGCGCGTCCTCGCGCGTCAGCACGGCGACGAGGTCGACCTGGTCCCGGCCGGGGAGATCGGCTACATGGACGTCTCGCCGCGCCAGATGGTGTCGGTGGGAACCTCGCTCATCCCGTTCCTCGAGCACGACGACGCGAACCGCGCGCTCATGGGCGCGAACATGCAGCGTCAGGCCGTCCCGCTCCTCGTCGCCGAGTCGCCGCTCGTGGGCACCGGCATGGAGGGCTATGCGGCCGTCGACGCCGGCGACGCGATCATCGCCGACAAGGCGGGCGTGGTGACGGACGTCACGAGCGACTACGTCTCGATCCAGCTGGACGAGGGCGGACGCCAGGACTACTTCCTCCGCAAGTTCGACCGCTCGAACCAGGGCAACTGCTACAACCAGCGTGCGATCGTCACGGCCGGCGAGCGCATCGAGGTCGGCGAGGTCATCGCGGACGGTCCCGCCACGGAGGACGGCGAGCTCGCGCTCGGCAAGAACCTGCTCGTCGGGTTCATGTCGTGGGAGGGCCACAACTTCGAGGACGCGATCATCCTCAGCCAGAACCTCGTGAAGGACGACACCCTCACCTCGATCCACATCGAGGAGTACGAGGTCGACGCCCGCGACACGAAGCTGGGCAAGGAGGAGATCACGCGCGACCTCCCCAACGTCAGCCCCGAGCTGCTGAAGGACCTCGACGAGCGCGGCATCATCCGCATCGGCGCCGAGGTGCGCCCCGGCGACATCCTCGTCGGCAAGGTCACGCCGAAGGGCGAGACCGAGCTGAGCGCCGAGGAGCGTCTGCTCCGCGCGATCTTCAACGAGAAGAGCCGTGAGGTCCGCGACACGTCGCTGAAGGTCCCCCACGGCGAGCAGGGCACCATCATCGCGGTCAAGGAGTTCGACGCCGAGGAGGGGGACGACGAGCTCGGCTCCGGCGTCAACCGCCGCGTCGTGGTCTACATCGCCCAGAAGCGCAAGATCACCGAGGGCGACAAGCTCGCGGGCCGTCACGGCAACAAGGGCGTCATCGCGAAGATCCTTCCCGTCGAGGACATGCCGTTCCTCGCGGACGGCACGCCGCTCGATGTCGTGCTGAACCCGATGGGCATCCCGGGCCGGATGAACTTCGGCCAGGTGCTCGAGACGCACCTCGGATGGATCGCGAAGCAGGGATGGAAGGTCGAGGGCACTCCGGAGTGGGCGCTCCACCTCCCGGAGGACGCCCGCGAGGCCGACCCCGGCACGAAGGTCGCCACCCCGGTGTTCGACGGCGCGCACGAGGCCGAGATCGAGGGACTCCTCGACTCGACGAACGTGAACCGCGACGGCGAGCGGCTCATCGGCCGCTCGGGCAAGGCGCTGCTGTTCGACGGCCGCACCGGCGACCCGTACCCCGCGCCCATCTCGGTCGGCTACATGTACATCCTGAAGCTGCACCACCTCGTGGACGACAAGATCCACGCGCGCTCCACGGGCCCGTACTCGATGATCACCCAGCAGCCCCTCGGCGGGAAGGCGCAGTTCGGCGGGCAGCGCTTCGGCGAGATGGAGGTGTGGGCCCTCGAGGCCTACGGCGCCGCGTACGCGCTGCAGGAGCTCCTCACGGTCAAGTCGGACGACATCCTCGGCCGCGTGAAGGTGTACGAGGCGATCGTCAAGGGCGAGAACATCCCCGAGCCCGGCATCCCCGAGTCGTTCAAGGTGCTCATGAAGGAGATGCAGTCGCTCTGCCTGAACGTCGAGGTGCTCTCGGCCGACGGCACGGCGGTCAACCTCCGCGACACCGACGACGACGCGTTCCGCGCTGCGGAAGAGCTCGGCATCAACATCTCCAGCCGGTTCGAGTCCGCCTCGATCGACGAGATCTGA